TCAGGAAATAGAAACCTGCCCAGTTCAGGTCGGGTACCAGGTCGAAAATCAACGCGGAGAGGTTGGCAGCGTTGGCGATCGCGTCGCGTTCTCCAGCGAGAAGGCCGCGCAGTTGGTTTGCGAGCTCGCGATAGAAGGAGCCCTTGTCGTCCTCAGCGATGCTTCTCGTAACAAACATGTTGCTGTCCTCGATCCTTCACCTGCGACTATGCCATCTGACAAACATGCACACTATCAGATCCCTCTTCAATGCCCCGAAAACAAATGGGCCACGGTCTCCAGCATGGTGCCGAACACGTGCTGGTCGTCCTGACGGTGACGCGATTCCTCGAACTCAGCCCGTTCGGTCCCGCCAAGACCAATGCGGAAGTCGACCGGCCATATGAGCCGTAGTCATTGACATCGAGTGAAACTTGGTTACTAGTATACAAGAGGAGAAACCAAATGCCTGCCATTACCGAAGCCGCCCGCCGGTCCGGCCCCGCAGTCCGAGAGATTTACGATGTCCTGCGCCATCGGATTTTGACGGCAGAGCTGATGCCGGGCACCGGCATGTCGGAAGTGCCCTATTCCGAGCAGTTCGGCGTCAGCCGAACGCCGGTGCGTGAGGTATTTCGGCGCCTTGCAGATGAAGGGCTCCTTCGGATCGTGCCGCAGGTCGGAACCTTCGTTGCTCCTATTCAGTTGCGCGCCGTCTATGACAGCCAGTTCGTGAGAGAGACGCTGGAATGCCGAACTGTGAACCTCGCAGCCGCCAACGTGAGCGGCCGGGCGAAGGACGACCTTGACGACTTTCTGACGCTGCAGCGGCGCGCCATACGCGACAACGACCTCGAACGATTTTTCGACGCTGACGACAGAATGCACACCTACCTGATCGGTCTCGCCGGATATCCATCGATTTGGGAGCTGATCCAGGGCGTGAAGGCGCAACTCGACCGTGTTCGCTATCTCTCGCTCGAAAGCGGCGACTGGCTGAACCGCATCCTTGACCAGCACGAGGTCATCGTCAGGCGCGTCATCGAGGGTGACGCCGTCGGCGCGGAAGCTGCGATGCGCGAGCATTTGCAGTCTGTATTTCTCACCATCGAACGTCTCGCAAAGAACAAACCCGAGCTCTTTGAAGGGAGCCCGGCACCTCAGACCAATATTTCGCCAACACGATGAAACGGCTACCGGGAGGCAATGCCATGATCAGTTCCAAGTTTATTTCCGTTTTGACGCTCGCAGCTTCGATCTTCGGATCCAGCGTTGCTTTCGCGGCTGACGTTCCCGCGGAGGGCGTTAGCCCACGCATCGATGCGATCAAGGAGGCCGGCGTGCTGCGCGTCGGTGTTCTTGCAAACACGCCCTGGCTGGTCGAGAACACCACCGGCTCCGGAGAGCCTTGGGAAGGCCCGGCATGGATTCTCGCGCAGGAATACGCAAAGCAGCTTGGTGTGACCTTGCAGCCCGTCCCGGTCAGCCATGAAACCAAGGTGCCGGTGCTGGCGTCGAACCAAGTCGATCTCAGCATTACGCCGCTCGCGGAAACGCCGGAGCGCCTGAAGGTTGTCGATTTCGTGCTCTACTCGAAAACCAGCGTCTGCATCTTCGGCCGCAAGGACAACGAGAAATTCTCAAACGCGGGCTCAGTTGATGCAATCAACAATGCGGACTTCACGGTCGCCTACTTCATAGGGGGCGGGGAGGAGAACTGGGTGAAGGAACGCTTCCCGAATGCAAAGTTGCGCGGCGTGACGTCGTCGAGCGCACCGGCACCGATCGAAGAGATCATGGCGAAGCGCGCGGATGTCGCCGCGATCAACCGCATTCAGTGGGTCCTTCTGAACAAGAAAGTTCCTGGCCTGTCTGCCCTGCCGCAGGAAAACAATTGCCAGGACTCTTCGGAGAAGGCCGCGCCGGTCGGCCTTGCGATCGACAAGGGTCAGACGGCGTTTCTTGATTGGCTTCGTGCCGTCGAAAAGGAAATGCAGCCGAAACTCGCGGCCGACGAAGCGCGCATCGTCGAAACGATGAAATAATTCGGACCGCGTCCGTGATTTCCAGATCGCGGACGCCTCCTCTCCAATCTTCACAATCATGCTCCTGCGCGATGCGCGGGCGCGGAGAACTGCGCCATGGATTTTGATTTCACGGCTGTCTTGGACAGTTGGCAATACTTGGCAAGCGGACTTGGCCTGACGATCCTTCTGAGCGTGCTGACCGTCATCCTGAGCCTCGTTTGCGGTACGGCCGTCGGGTTAGGCCGGATCTACGGGCCGCGCTGGCTGACAGTGCCGATCGTGTTCTACATCGACTCGATGCGCGCCGTTCCGGTGCTTGTCGTCCTCGTCTGGATCTATTTCGCACTTCCTCTGGTCACAGGCGTCAATCTTCCGCCGTTCTGGGCGGCGCTGGTCGCACTGACCATTCACATCTCGGCCTATGTAGCGGAAATCGTGCGTGCCGGCATCGGCTCCGTTCGCGCCGGCCAGACGCAGGCCGGGCTCGTCCTTGGCATGTCGGAGGCCCAAGTCGTCCGGAAGATCATTCTTCCGCAGGCCTTGATCCGCATGCTGCCGTCGATCGGGTCTATCGTCTCCATCACGATCAAGGACACGGCGATCGCTGCCGTCATCGCGGTTCCTGAACTGATGAAGCGGGCGGAGACCGTCTCCGGCCAAAGCTTCCGCCCGATGGAAGTCTTCACGGCCGTGATGATCGTCTACTTCCTGATCCTTTTCCCGACCACGCGTCTCATTGACGTTGTCTACAAAAACATCTCCTACAGGGGGCGCTCATGAATCTCGACTGGAGTGTCGTCTGGCAATATTCCGGCGCGCTGGCACAAGGCGTGCTCATCACCATCCTGCTCACGATCTGCACAATGCTGATCGCCATTCCCGGTGGCATTGTCCTTGCCCTGATGCGCCTTTCCGGCAACCGCATCGTCAGCGGCATCAGCGCCTGTTTGGTCGAATTCTTTCGGAACGTGCCGCTCATTCTGCTGATCTATTGGACATTCTATGTCCTGCCGGTGTTCACCGAGATCACATTCTCACCGTTTGCGACGGGTTTGTTGGCGCTCTCCCTGAACGTCTCAGCTTACAATTCGGAAACGTTCCGCGCGGGCATCAATTCGATCCGCAAGGGACAGACCGAAGCGGCCATCGCACTCGGCATGAGCCACACCGAAGCGATGCTCAAGATCGTCCTGCCTCAGGCAGCGCGGCGCGTCCTGCCCATTCTCGCGAGCACTTGGGTATCGCTGTTCAAGGACACATCCCTGGTATCGGTCATCGCCGTTGGCGATCTGGCCCACACCGCCCTGGAAATCCGCGCCCAGACCTTCCGCGTTCTGGAAATACTGACCGCCATGGCGGTGATCTACTGGGTCCTCGGTTATCCGCAGGCAAAGCTGGTCGACCGCATCTACAAGAAATGGGGAGTGAAGGAATGACTGCCGTGACCGCAGAACTCCAGAACCGCAAGAATGCGAACCAGACGCCAGTCGTCGAGTATCGGCAGATCCGCAAGCTCTATGGCGAGTTCGTTGCCATCGGATCGGTGTCAGCCCGCGTCAACAAAGGTGAAGTTGTCTGCCTGATCGGCCCGTCCGGATCGGGTAAATCGACCCTTCTGCGTACGACGAATGCTCTTGAGACCATCAATGGCGGCGAGCTGCATTTTGATGGGAAGCCCCTGCCCTCCTCCAAGCCGGAAATCCGCAAGGTGCGCCAGCGCATGGGCATGGTGTTCCAGAATTTCGAGCTCTTTCCGCACAAGACCGTGCTTGAAAACATCACGGTTGGGCCGCTGACAGTTCTGAAGGTTACCGAGCAGGAGGCTCGCCGGCGGGCGATCGCGTTGCTCGAGAAGGTAGGCCTGTCGGACAAGGTGGAGAAATACCCGGCCAATCTCTCCGGCGGACAGCAGCAGCGGGTGGCAATTGCCCGGGCGCTCGCAATGGAACCGGAGGTCATGCTGTTCGACGAACCGACCTCTGCCCTCGACCCGGAAACGATCGGCGAGGTCCTCAACGTCATGAAGCGTCTGGCCGAAGAAGGCATGACGATGATCGTCGTCACGCACGAGATGACATTTGCCCGCCGCGTGGCGGACTGGGTGATCGTCTTCGATCGCGGCAGCATCGTTGAACAGGGGCCACCCGCCCAGATCTTCGACAACCCGCAAGCCGAACGCACGCGCGACTTCCTCAGCCATCTCGGCTGGGATGGCTGATCCCTCACAGGCAAGCGCGTTTTGACACCCGGAGAATTCCAATGAGACATACATGGCGCTGGTTCGGCCCGGTCGACAAGGTCAGCGTGCAGGATGCCGCCCAAGCCGGGAGCCAAGGCATCGTAAGTGCCTTGCACCACGTCCCGACGGGTACTGCATGGCCGACGGATGAAATCCGGAAGCGCCAGATGGAGATCGAAGCGGGTGGCCTGACCTGGGATATCGTCGAAAGCATTCCGGTGTCTGAGGACATCAAGAGCGGCACAGGCGATTTCCGCGCGCATATCGCAGCCTGGCAGGAGACGCTCCGGCGGTTGCACGAATGCGGGATCGAAACCGTCTGCTACAATTTCATGCCGGTCCTCGACTGGACCCGGACCGATCTGCGCTGGGCAACCCGGCATGGCGCCCGGGCCATGCGGTTCGATCTGATCGATTTCATTGCATTCGATCTGCACCTCCTCAAGCGGCCGGATGCGGCGAACGATTACGAACCGGCGCTGGTGGAAAAGGCGTCAGAGCGTTTCGCAGCCATGCCTGAGGAAAAGCGGCTGGCGATCTCGAAGAATGTGGGCGCTGGACTGCCGGGTTCGGCAGAGGTCTATTCGCTCGAGGACCTTCGTGGGCATCTCAAGCGCTACGCGGGAACCGACGCTGAAAGTTTGCGGCATCGTCTCATCGATTTCCTGTCTGAGGTCGCACCGGTTGCCGAAAGTCTCGGAATGCGTCTTTGCGCCCATGGTGACGATCCGCCGTGGCCGCTTCTCGGCCTTCCGCGCATCCTGTCTCGCCTGGAGGACTACGAGGGCATGCTCGCGGCAGTCGACCTGCACGCGAACGGCGTGACGTTCTGCACCGGATCCCTAGGTGCTCGTGCTGCCAATGACTTGCCGGCCATGATCCGAAAGCTTGCGCCACGCATACACTTCCTTCACCTGCGCAACGTGACGCGCGACGATGAGACGACGCCATGCTCGTTCTTCGAGGACGAGCATCTCGAGGGGAACACCGATATGGTGGCGGTGATCGCGGCTGTGCTCGAAGAGGAAAGGCGCCGCAAGGCCGAGGGGCGGGCCGACCATCAGATTCCCATGCGTCCGGACCATGGCCAGGAAATCCTCGACGACCTGACCCGCGGTGCACAGCCCGGCTATCCGGCAATTGGTCGGCTCAAGGGCCTGGCGGAACTGCGGGGCATCGAACGGGCGCTCTCTCACGCAACCTACGGCATGAAGTGACCATGCAGCGTCTGTCGCACCGTCCTGCCGCCCGACGGCGCCCGACCGCCTGTCAGTCCCCGTATCGACTTGATCCGCAGGAAAATGTGCACGCCACGCGCACCAATCGCGTCCGTCATTACGCCCGTTCCGGGTTAGCGTAGAACCGCCTATTATTTCCACTCTGGGCCTGCCAATTGCACGGCATGCAGCATTCGATCATGCGATTCGTGCATGGCAGAGGCCTCGCGATGCCGGCATAGGCAACAGGAACAAACTTGGCGTTCGCTTCGTTGTCCGCTCAATCGTAGCACGCAACGAGGCACGAGAATGGCACCGCGCTCGTTCTGGAAAGGCTATCTGAAACTCTCGCTCGTGACCTGTCCGGTCGCAATGACACCCGCCACCACAGAGAACGAGAAGGTTCGCTTCCACACGCTCAACCGCAAAACCGGTAACCGCGTTGTTTCGAGGTATGTGGACGCTGCAAGCGGCAAGCCTGTTGACGAAGACGATGAAGTCAAAGGCTATCAGCGCGGCGAGGACGACTACGTGCTTCTTGAGGACGAGGAACTCGAATCCGTCGGGCTGGAGAGCACCCGTACCATCGATATCGAGATGTTCGTTCCGGCCGACAGCATCCAATGGATTTGGTACGACAAGCCCCACTTTCTCGTGCCCGACGATCCGGTCGGCGAAGAGGCTTTCTCCGTCATCCGCGATGCGATGGAATCGACGGGCACCGTCGGCGTCTCCCGGCTCGTCATGTATCGTCGAGAGCGTGCGGTGATGCTGGAGCCAAGAGGGAAGGGACTAGTCCTTTGGACGCTTCGCTACGGCGACGAGGTGAGGGATCCGGAGGAGGCCTTCGGCAACCTCGATGGGAAAAACGATCCAAAGCTAATGAACCTCGTTACGAGGCTCATCGAAGAGCGCAGCAAGCCGTGGAGCCCGGATATGGTGAGCGATCCCGTGCAGGCGCGGCTGCTCGAAATCATCTCGGCGAAGAAGAAGGGCCGCAAACGTCCGGCCAAGGCAAAGGCGGAAGCGGGCGAGCAACCGAGCAATGTCATCAACATCATGGACGCGCTCAGAAAAAGCATCAGTTCCGAAAGAAAGAAAAAGAAAAAGTCCTAGGCTCTTGGCGCGTCATTAGGACAGGTAACGTCACCCCGGCCTCGACACGCGGAACCTGAAACGATCCCGAATGTGCCGATTGAAGAATCGACCCTTGGAGAAGGCGCGGCGGAAGGCGGCGTATGTCTCCGGAGGCACGTCGTCATAGTCATATCGGTTTTCGCTTGTCACAAGCCATACGGAGAGCGTTCGTGTCTCGGGATCGTAATCCGTCCTCTTGATCAGGTGAGAAGGCATCGCCGTCTTCCAGCCTTTGCGCTCGCATTCGCCCGAGTTGCCGCCGTGCTCAAGCAGCCTTCCTACGACTAGTCTTTGAACGCTCAAGCGGAACGGCAGCAGCTTGGAAATCCTCCCAAGGATCCGCACTCAGAGCGGCGAGCCGCGTCGGTGTGTTCTCCACGGTAAAATATGCCGGACCGATCCCGGGGCTTAACTCATCCCAAGCGAGCGGCATCGACACCGCTGCGCCCGGCCGCGCCCGCGTCGAATAGGGCGCAACGGCCGTCGCTCCGCGCTGATTGCGCAGATAATCGACCAGGATCTTGCCGCGTCGCCTGGACTTCGTAATCGTCGACACGTATCGGTCGGAAGTGTCGGACGCCATGGCATCGGCAATCGCCTTGGTGAAGGCCTTGACGGCGGGCCACTCAGCCTTGGCCTTGAGCGGCGCAACCACATGAAGCCCCTTTCCGCCGGAGGTTTTCAGGAATGCAGCGAGACCGGCATCGTTCAGGCGGTCTCGCGTCTCGAACGCCGCCTCGATCACCTTCTCCCACGGCACATCCTCGCCGGGATCAAGATCCATGATGATCCTGTCCGGCCTTTCCCAGTCCGCGACCGTGGAGCCCCAAGGATGGATTTCCAGAACCGCCGATTGGACGAGCGCTATCAGGCCATCGAGATCTCGGATGCTGATCGAGTGCTCCTCGGGTGGGTCCTTTGGGTCGTTCACCAGGACAATATTCGGGTTCAGCCCCTTCCAGACGTGCTTCTGGAAAAACTTCTCGCCTGTTATTCCATTCGGGCATCGCACCAATGCCAGCGGACGCCCGACGATGTGTGGGCCGATGAAGCGCCAGACGTCGGCATAGTAGTCCGCCAATCCTTCTTTCGTGACACCCTCATCCGGCCAGTAGAGTCGGTCAGGATGCGTGAGCTTCACGGCTCGACGCGGCGCCTTGGGCTGATTGATTGTCTTTTTCGGTGCTTCTCGGACGATTTCGCGCGCGGGCTTGTCCTCACGCAATCCGCGGAAGGAGGCATGACGAAGCAGACCATCGGCTGTCCAGGACCGAAACTCGACCTCGGCCACGAGCTCGGGCCGCACATATCGAACCTGACGAGCCTCCTCGGCGCTGAGACGCTTGCCGAATGGATTGGAGGGGACTCTCAAGCGCTCGAGTCTCTTGAACAGGTCTTCCGCGACAGCCACGGTATAGCCCGTACCGACGCGGCCAACGTGATGAAGTACGTCGCCATCGTAGGCTCCGAGCACGAGGGAACCGATGGCCTTTCTCGATGTGGTCGAGGGGACATAGCCCCCGACGACAAATTCCTGGCGCTCCGAGCACTTGGATTTTACCCAACTCTTGTTCCGACCCGATCGGTAAGGCGCGTCGCGAAGTTTGGATACGATTCCCTCGAGACTCAGCCTGCAGGCGTGCCGCAGAACCAGGTCTCCCTCTTCCTCGAAATGGCCGCTGTAGCGTATCAATCCCGTGCCCTGACCAATCAGCTCCTCCAGGAGCTCCTTGCGTTTGATCAGCGGCAAGGCGCGCAGGTCATAGCCATCGAGATGCATCAAGTCGAAAGCATAGAAACGGAAGCGGTTGCTTCGCCCTTCGCTCAGGTCGGCCTGCAATGCGGAAAAGTCGGATGCACCCGAACCGCTCTCGACGACGATCTCGCCATCGATCAGGGCCATTGCGGCAGGCAGGTCGACAAGCGAGGACACGAGCGTCTTGCCGAACTTCTTCGTCCAGTCCAGCCCGCCGCGGGTGATCAGCCGGACACGGCCAGCCTCGATGCGCGCCTGCAGTCGGTAGCCGTCGAATTTGATTTCATGGATCCAGCGCTCACCGACCGGCGCCGTAGAGACCAGCGTCGCCAAGGAAGGATCAAGAAAGTCAGGCAAAGCTGCCTTCTTCGCGCCCTTGATTTTCGAAGGATCGGGGACGTCGCGAGTAGCGGTGCGCTCCTCGATCTGTGAAGCGCCCGCCGCCTTGTTGCTGGCGCCTTTTCTCTGGCGAATCCTGCCGCTTTTCGATGACCATCCTGGCTCCTCGCCGGCAACGTCCTTGATCTCGCGGCCGGTTACAACCGATTCCGGCCGTTGCTCAAGAATGTCCGGGTCGCTCTCTGATCGCGCCGCCTCGTCGTCCCCCTTGATCAACAGCCAGTTCTCGCGCTTCTCACGGGGCTTTCCGGCCATGCGAACGAGATGCCAGCGCCCGCCGAGCTTTTTGCCCTTCAGCTCGAAATCAAGATGTCCCTTTGCATAGCCCCGCCGTGCGTCGCCGATCGGCGACCAGGTTCCCCTGTCCCACACGATTACCGTGCCGCCACCATATTCGCCCTTCGGGATGGTGCCTTCGAAACCTCCGTAGTCGAGCGGGTGATCCTCGACATGAACGGCGAGACGCTTTTCTCCAGGGACGAGGCTCGGCCCCTTGGTTACCGCCCAACTCTTCAACACGCCGTCCATTTCCAGCCGGAAATCGTAGTGCAGACGCGTTGCGTCGTGCTTCTGAATGACGAAGCTGTGGCCCTTTTTGCGCGCCGTGCGTCCCTTGGGCTCGGGCGTCGAGGCGAAATCTCGTTTCTTTCGATAGGTCTCGAGGCCCATGGGTCAGCTTGCCTTTCGACGCGGGGCGGCTTCCTTTGCTTTGCGCCCGCTCGCCGCTTTCTTCCGGGAAGCTGTTTCCGCCTTCGGCTTCTTGCGTTCGACTCCGGCGCTCTGCCGCAAGGCCTCCATCAGATCGACGACCTTCTCGCGCTTTGGCTCCTTGCGCGCCTCGATCTTCTTGCCCTCAAGCTTGGCCTTCACCAGTTCGGCAAGCGCGGCCTCATAGCGGTCGTCGAACTTCTTCGGATCGAACTTGCCCTTCTTGGTTTTGATGATGTGCTCCGCGAGTTCCAGCATTTCGCCCTTGATCTTCATATCCGGGACATCGTCGAAGGCCTCTTCTGCTGAGCGGACCTCGTAGTCGAAGTTCAAGGTCGTCGCGATCAGGCCATCGTCATAGGATCGAATCAGAAGGGTGCGAACCCGCCGGAAGAGCACCGCCCGGGCAATTGCCGCGACCTTCTTCCTACGCATGCCTTCGCGGATGAGAGCGTAGGCTTCGTCGGCGTGTCTCTGCGCGGGAGCGAGATAGTAGGGCTTGTCAAAGTAGACGTCGTCGATTTCGCCACATGGGATGAAGGCCTCGATCGACAATGTCTTGTCGCTCTCGGGAACGGCGGCAGCGACTTCCTCCGGCTCAAGCACGACGTAGTCACCCGACCCAAGCTCGTACCCCTTGACCTGGTCGTCCTTCTCGACCAGTTTTTCCGTGGCGCTGTCGATGAATTCCCGATGAACGCGATGGCCGGTGGCGCGGTTGATCGTATGGAATGCGATCCGCTCCGAAGTCGACGCCGCGGTGTAAAGCGCGACCGGACAGGTCACTTCAGCGACTTTCAGAAAACCCTTCCAATTTGCTCTTGGCGCCATAACGCGACCTCACTCTCGAAAACACCCTGGCAACGGCTGGTGCGGACGTGTTCGACGAGTTGGAACGTGATGGCGCGACACTTTGTTCCAGCAACCTGCGGTCTCTGGCGAGTGGGCATTCTTCAAGAGTATTGGCCGCGGAAGGACTGGGTGCTCGGAACAGGCGCGCACCGACCCGGATCGATGAAATTCTCGACCTACACCGGAGTTTCCAGCGACCATTTACTCACGCGGCGGCTTCACGCTACCAAAGCGGATCTCTTCCCGCGACGGATTGTCGGCAATCGACTGCTCTTCCTCGTCGTCTGGAAGAACGTCGCCAGGATCAACATTCGCCTCATCCTTACTGCGGACCGGTGGTATGCGGCCTTGATCCACTGGCTTGGCGTCTTCCGGGCGCGCGAAATTCGGCAGGGTCTCTGCGCCTTCCTTGTCGGGTTTCTTGGCCGGTCGGCGGGCAGGTTCTTTCGGGTTCGTGCGGGCCATCATGGTCTCCTTTCTTCTCTGGAGAAAACAAGGAGCGGCATTTTGTTCCCCGACGTGTTCTCAATCCTCTCCCCGAGTTTCGCCGCCCTGAATTCCACAGGAAGGCGAACGCCCCGCGACGGCTTAGGTACACCCACGCATCACAATCGGCAGAGCGGTGGCCACGCGGGAACCAAAACTTCCTTGATGAGTTTGGACCTGACCGGTCCCTAAGGCCGGGTGCGAGAAAGAGGTAAGCCGATGAAATATAAAACATTCGCGGCGGCGGCGTTGATGGGCGCCGCCACGATGCCGGCGTTTGGCCAGACGGCCTCTCCGTCGGGAGATACGCCAGCAGTCACCGCGCCTGACAGCACTAACCCGTCCGCGCCCGTGGAGGGCGCCAACAGCTTTACGCAAGATCAGGCCAAGGAACGCATGGAGCAGGCCGGCTATACCGAGGTCAAGGGGCTGAAGCTTGATGATCAAGGGGTCTGGCGCGCGACCGCCATGAAGGATGGAAAATCCGTTTCGGTCGCGCTCGACTATCAGGGGAACGTAACGGCGCTCTGATCAGAAGACGCCCCAAGCAAATCCACTCAACCAAATCCACTAAGGAGTGCAAGCATGAGAACTGTCTCAGCGCTTTTCGATGACTATGAGGACGCCCGCACGGCCGTCAGCGAATTGGAAACTGCCGGCATCCCGTCCGACGATATCAGCATAGTCGCAAACAATGCCGGAGAACGTTATTCCGATGAGGCATCCGGAGCAGCCTCGGGGGCGGGAGCAGGCGCCGGTCTGGGAGCCGCTGGCGGCGGCGCTGTCGGTCTTTTGACCGGCCTCGGCCTGATGGCAATTCCAGGGGTGGGTCCAGTCGTCGCTGCAGGATGGCTGGCATCGACGGCAGCCGGGGCCGCTGCTGGCGCAGTGGCCGGCGGTGCCGCGGGTGGAATCATCGGCGCTTTAACCGATTCCGGGGTCGCCGAAGAAGAGGCCCACTTCTACGCCGAAGGAATCCGACGCGGCGGAACGCTCGTCTCGGCACGAATTGATGACAGCCGCGCCCCACAGGTGCTTGCGATCCTGCAGAAATCAAACTGGATCGATCCCACGGCGCGGCGTCGCACCTACACGGAGGAGGGATGGACGCGCTTTGACGACGCAGGGGCGCCCTACACGGAAGACCAGATCGAACTCGAGCGCGAGCGATACCGCACGATGAGGTGACAGGCGGCTTTGGGGCGATCGTTTCGATCGGAGTGTCTGTTGCGGGTCCGCCAGCACAAAGGAACCCCGCCGAGGCGGGGTTTTTGACAATCTTTATCGCGGCGTTGTCAACTCCACCTCTGTCGGCCGTAACAATCGTCAATATCTCGTCTGCTTGGAGAGGGCGATGGTCGTATGCGACCGAAATTTGGCCGGACAAAAAGACGCCCGCTGAGCGCGGGCGAGTGTAACATGACGAGCATGCATATAACGTTCTCGGGAGAGCGGAGTTCCCGAGGCAACGCGGCCGAACTGGGTGCCACGGCCGAAATTAGCGGACTGACCGCCCTCCGGCTGGGACAACGCTTGCGCCCAACGTCTTGGAACCGATCGCGTTATGGGATCTATCTGATCCAAATCTCCGCGATCCGGCGACTGCATCCCGTGGAGGGAACGCATTCCGAGGTCAAGTCGAGAAGAAAAGCTAGACCGGGATCGCCAGCACCGCACAACAATCGCCCGCCTTGATCAGCCCAGGGTAGTGACGTGCAGTGAATATCCCGTCCATCCTCGCGTGTATCTCCACCGGCTCGGCGCCGGTTCGGCCGGTCGGATGAATACGCGCGATCACGGAGCCGCGCTGGACCACCTCGCCGAGGTCGGCCAGAAATTCGACAAGCCCGGTTTCCTCGGCGAAAGCAAAACAGTCCCCGTCCGGCATGTCGAGCCATTCGGTCTTCGATGTCTCGACTGCACCTTTGAGGATGCCGGCGGCGCGAAGCACGTTCCTGACGCCGCGTTTGGCAATGCCGGCGCTCCTGGCGGTTGCCGTTCCGCCGCCGCCAAGCTCGGTGGTGATGAACACCTTGCCCATCTCCTCGGCCGCGGTGTCGTACATTCCGACGGCGTCGATCTCCAGCATCTTCATCGACCAGGGCGCGCCGAACGCCTTGACCAGTTCGAACGCCCTTGCCTCCTGCTCCTTGTCGGGCAGGATGTGCGCCGCGCAGAACGGCAGGAAGTCAAGCGTCTTTCCGCCCGAGTGGAAGTCGAGCACGATGTCGGCGAGCGGCAGCAACTCACGTTGGAAATAGTCGGCGATCTTCTCAGTCACCGTGCCGTCCGGCCTTCCCGGAAAGCTGCGGTTCATGTTGCCCTTGTCGATCGGCGAGGTACGGGTGCCGGCGGTAAAGGCCGGGTAGTTCATCGCCGGCACGATGATGACCCGTCCCGTCATCGCATCCGGCCCGAGTGTCCGGGCGAGATCGAAGAGCGCGATCGGCCCTTCGTATTCGTCGCCGTGGTTGCCGCCGGTAAGAAGCGCCGTCGGACCCTCCCCGTTCTTGATGACGGTGATCGGGATCATCACCGATCCCCAGGCGGAGTCATCGCGGCTGTAAGGCAACCGCAGGAAACCGTGCTGCACGCCCTCGGCTTCGAAGTCGACCGTCGCGCTGATCGGCGACGGCCGCAGATGCTGCTCGCTCATGTCTCAGTCCTTGATCAT
The genomic region above belongs to Sinorhizobium mexicanum and contains:
- a CDS encoding substrate-binding periplasmic protein, which translates into the protein MISSKFISVLTLAASIFGSSVAFAADVPAEGVSPRIDAIKEAGVLRVGVLANTPWLVENTTGSGEPWEGPAWILAQEYAKQLGVTLQPVPVSHETKVPVLASNQVDLSITPLAETPERLKVVDFVLYSKTSVCIFGRKDNEKFSNAGSVDAINNADFTVAYFIGGGEENWVKERFPNAKLRGVTSSSAPAPIEEIMAKRADVAAINRIQWVLLNKKVPGLSALPQENNCQDSSEKAAPVGLAIDKGQTAFLDWLRAVEKEMQPKLAADEARIVETMK
- the uxuA gene encoding mannonate dehydratase; its protein translation is MRHTWRWFGPVDKVSVQDAAQAGSQGIVSALHHVPTGTAWPTDEIRKRQMEIEAGGLTWDIVESIPVSEDIKSGTGDFRAHIAAWQETLRRLHECGIETVCYNFMPVLDWTRTDLRWATRHGARAMRFDLIDFIAFDLHLLKRPDAANDYEPALVEKASERFAAMPEEKRLAISKNVGAGLPGSAEVYSLEDLRGHLKRYAGTDAESLRHRLIDFLSEVAPVAESLGMRLCAHGDDPPWPLLGLPRILSRLEDYEGMLAAVDLHANGVTFCTGSLGARAANDLPAMIRKLAPRIHFLHLRNVTRDDETTPCSFFEDEHLEGNTDMVAVIAAVLEEERRRKAEGRADHQIPMRPDHGQEILDDLTRGAQPGYPAIGRLKGLAELRGIERALSHATYGMK
- a CDS encoding Ku protein, which translates into the protein MAPRSFWKGYLKLSLVTCPVAMTPATTENEKVRFHTLNRKTGNRVVSRYVDAASGKPVDEDDEVKGYQRGEDDYVLLEDEELESVGLESTRTIDIEMFVPADSIQWIWYDKPHFLVPDDPVGEEAFSVIRDAMESTGTVGVSRLVMYRRERAVMLEPRGKGLVLWTLRYGDEVRDPEEAFGNLDGKNDPKLMNLVTRLIEERSKPWSPDMVSDPVQARLLEIISAKKKGRKRPAKAKAEAGEQPSNVINIMDALRKSISSERKKKKKS
- a CDS encoding amino acid ABC transporter permease encodes the protein MNLDWSVVWQYSGALAQGVLITILLTICTMLIAIPGGIVLALMRLSGNRIVSGISACLVEFFRNVPLILLIYWTFYVLPVFTEITFSPFATGLLALSLNVSAYNSETFRAGINSIRKGQTEAAIALGMSHTEAMLKIVLPQAARRVLPILASTWVSLFKDTSLVSVIAVGDLAHTALEIRAQTFRVLEILTAMAVIYWVLGYPQAKLVDRIYKKWGVKE
- a CDS encoding amino acid ABC transporter permease; the protein is MDFDFTAVLDSWQYLASGLGLTILLSVLTVILSLVCGTAVGLGRIYGPRWLTVPIVFYIDSMRAVPVLVVLVWIYFALPLVTGVNLPPFWAALVALTIHISAYVAEIVRAGIGSVRAGQTQAGLVLGMSEAQVVRKIILPQALIRMLPSIGSIVSITIKDTAIAAVIAVPELMKRAETVSGQSFRPMEVFTAVMIVYFLILFPTTRLIDVVYKNISYRGRS
- a CDS encoding KTSC domain-containing protein, with translation MPSHLIKRTDYDPETRTLSVWLVTSENRYDYDDVPPETYAAFRRAFSKGRFFNRHIRDRFRFRVSRPG
- a CDS encoding GntR family transcriptional regulator, with amino-acid sequence MPAITEAARRSGPAVREIYDVLRHRILTAELMPGTGMSEVPYSEQFGVSRTPVREVFRRLADEGLLRIVPQVGTFVAPIQLRAVYDSQFVRETLECRTVNLAAANVSGRAKDDLDDFLTLQRRAIRDNDLERFFDADDRMHTYLIGLAGYPSIWELIQGVKAQLDRVRYLSLESGDWLNRILDQHEVIVRRVIEGDAVGAEAAMREHLQSVFLTIERLAKNKPELFEGSPAPQTNISPTR
- a CDS encoding amino acid ABC transporter ATP-binding protein; translated protein: MTAVTAELQNRKNANQTPVVEYRQIRKLYGEFVAIGSVSARVNKGEVVCLIGPSGSGKSTLLRTTNALETINGGELHFDGKPLPSSKPEIRKVRQRMGMVFQNFELFPHKTVLENITVGPLTVLKVTEQEARRRAIALLEKVGLSDKVEKYPANLSGGQQQRVAIARALAMEPEVMLFDEPTSALDPETIGEVLNVMKRLAEEGMTMIVVTHEMTFARRVADWVIVFDRGSIVEQGPPAQIFDNPQAERTRDFLSHLGWDG